The Sander lucioperca isolate FBNREF2018 chromosome 4, SLUC_FBN_1.2, whole genome shotgun sequence DNA segment TTCACTCTTTCCCAGATTTATTGTCCTTGCAGGAGACTGCCTGACAGGAACTACTGAGGGTATGTAGACAGACCGGAGAGTAGAGAGTTGTCACCTTGTTGAAATATAAGACCCGCCTCTGCAGTGTATGACGATTGGTCATACCAGCAACTTGTCATTATGCATATCCAATAAAAATCATTGGTTGCTGTTTATGTTTCCTTCAGGTTCCAAAGGTCAGAGTATGTCTGCAGGTTTAATTTGTTAAACACACAATTCAGGATTTAGTTTGAAGCTTTAAGTTTAGTTTATTGTAGTCACTTTGTTTTTGCTGGATATTCAGCTTTGCAGGTGATTTGTCAGCGACAAAATCTGAGGGTCATCAGACACTGTAATGTCATCTACAATTAAACAAGCAGGTAGTATTTCTCAGTGACCCAAGAGATTTAACATTTTACCACTTTCAGGAGTCATGGATGTAGTTAAATCTAGTAGTTGCTAATTTATATCAACAGTAAATTTAGGTCAGATCCTTGTTTTTTCCGTTTTCGGAGGTGTTGTTTTGTGTAATGTGTCCAGTTTCAGAGCTCTCTATTCCAGTCCCATGGGGAGAGATCAGAGGGAAAGTCTGGGGTCCTGATCACGGCCGTCCTGTGCTTTGCCTGCACGGCTGGGCTGACAACTGTGGTACATTCAACACCCTCATTCCCCTTCTACCCAAAGGTAAACTATGACAGAGTACTGTAGATGAGGGTCATTAAAATGGGACTCACCCTCCACCTTGTACCCCTATTTTAACAAGTCGAAAGCTATGTCCCAAATCCACACTACCCACTGAGTCTAAGCAGGTTTTTAGAATGTAGTGTGTGGCAAAATAAAGTAGCCTACACTCAAAGCAGACAGCATGTATACCAAATACTGTCGACTTTTGAGTGTGCTGCACACTAttctcccacaatgcaatgcacaaagGAAATGGAGGAGCAGCTCACAATTGGAAAACAAATAATTGTAAGTGTTGGCGAAACAGCTTGAAAAAGTTATTAAATGTTAGGAAAAACCTTTTTGATGtctctttggtgtctttctaagCGGCACACTTATAATTTCCTGTAAGGATAAAATGGTGaattatgttaatatttttgtatattaacTGCTAACATACTGTGACTTAGTAGTGTGGATTTGGGACAACGCTTAGGCTAACAGTCATGCTAGCAGCCCTGTAATACTAAATGCTAACTTGGGCATGCTaatatgctgatgtttagcaggtataatgtttactgtgttcaacATATTAGTATagagtgttagcatgctagcatttgcTAATTATTACTAAACAAAAAGtaactgaggctgatgggaatgttattAGTTTTGGAGGAATTTGGTCACAACAACATgagattttgacctgatggtggcgctagatgaaaagtcagaggaccACCAAAGTTATCTCTTTCTATTTCCTGTCAGAGTGCAGATATGTGGCGGTGGACCTGGCCGGTCACGGTTTGTCTTCCCATCGTCCTGCTGGAGTTCCCTATACTTTTCCTGCAAACGTGGCAGATGTACGCAGAGTCATTGACGGTGTGTGAGTTCAAGAAGTTGCAGGATCTTTTTAGCCATTAGTTCCACTCATATCTGATTATATCAAGATGTTGTATCTCCTCAGGACTATTGTGcatctctgtgacagtaaagtaCAGCCCTATAAGTGAAAGTAAATTTAATCAGATGtgatttattattactattaaataACTCCCACAGGTCTCCATTGGACAAGATTCTCCATCATAGGCCACAGTATGGGTGAGTGATTCACATGTACTGACGCTGAGTTTTGCAGgtgggacaaaacaagcaattagAAGGTGCTAGCTTagacatttttcacttttttctaacACTTTATAGACTAAATGACTAAGtgaataatgaaaaaaatgtatcaacagATTAATCTATAATGAaaagtagggatgtccagatccgatcacgtgatcggaaatcgggcccgatcacatGGTTTCAGACTctatcggaatcggacgttacctcccgaatAAGGattcggatatatatgtatatatattctcattattttttaacgcatctatagttatgcggtggcacagagttagacccttttgactccacacagaaacagcaacgcatgcggcatgacatcactttgttgcagagacgctattggttaaatgcaggcaaagtagaacacggaagcagcttgaagcggaaagcgcgagtatgtctgcggtctggaggtattataaagttgaattattatagaagtatcggatcgggactcggtatcggtagatactgaaaatcaaatgactcggactcgagggcaaaaaaacctgatcgggacatccctaatgaAAAGCCTCACAATCAAAGCCAGAATCTATTTGAagtcaataacaaaaaaattactttaacgAGTCTCTAAAGCTTTGAGCATGAGTATTTGTTCACTCTTTCACAGGTGGCAATATCGCTGGAATGGTAACTAAGATTCCTCACATACAACTTATCACTGTTTTCACACCTTACACAGAATTGTCCTGTATGTTTTTTGCGTGGTATCATACATGGTGCACATTGTGTTTTCCACAGTTCAGTGCACTATATCCTGAGATGGTGGATGCCGTCGTACTGCTGGACTGCTTTGGATTCGTTCCTACAGATTCAGTACTTCAACACTTTTAATTATCACTATATTGCATATTTCAAGCCTTTAAAGGGAAGGTAATCTAATAGTAAGAATTGATTGCTGCAGAAGTATTGCATTATCTTCATATTCCACTCCTGTCAGTAACTGTAACAGTCTCTTTTcctgcagatttttattttcaaagtgaTTAGGCAGGGGATGGATGACGTGCTTcagtttgaaaaaaagacagaagagaagaaaagagtttACACTTATAAGAAGGCAGTTGAGAGGTACTACACCACTCCAGTTTATGACCAATTCAAATTAAATAAACCTTAAACTGTGTAGGATGTTTTGTGCTTATGTGAAGTGTGTTAAAAGGGGAACTTAAAAGATTGGGGAGTACTAATGCATATGTTAGAAAAGTTGTTGaaagccttttgtggctccagagggagctgcgTTAAGTCTGATAAAGtacctcaagtgatgtcacttaaGTCAGCGTCGGTTGGGATTAAacaactttaaagtgcccatattatgaaaaaaatcactttttctgggatttggggtgttcttttgtgtctctggtgcttccacacacatacaaactttgaaaaaaatccatccatgctgtttagagtgagatacggtttctgaatgtgtcctgccttcagtctctgggtgagctgttcaaaatcggcacggcttgtgacgtcacaagccgaaacgagcaggctaaccgcaaccattagctcgtagcgttagcatgctaacgctagcatgctacctcgttctcagtagcaaagcactgctacaacacacacaagttcaccataatctacaaaagaactacttacatgtgcgccctcatttagaagtctcccagctaatcctgccttgtaactgaccaaagttgtagaaacagcctttcttttactgtctatggagctagctagctgacatgatctacatctgagctactgggcatgtgcagtgcaatcaaagatagtacagaagaagaagaagaaaagaggtctcactctgtagctaaaacagagaccagctgaaaagaggatctgcagcagtgagagagagcactgcagtacaacacaaatatggtgttttttgaaaattaaaccatgtaaacctattctggtacaaccttaaaatacaattatgaacctgaaaatgagcataatatggctgctttaaaaatgaaaaagtgaagTGAATTTACCAGATGTCTGTAGcccgctcctcatctctgctcgAGGCTACCACTAGTACAGCACACCCAAATATCTGATCGAACTGTCAATGTTGCATTGTGGGGAATGTAGgtgccagtttttttttacaaggaaGAAGAATATGTGGAATATAAAAGACAATATCTCTCGTTCTGTAGCATCAATTTTTATCCATTTTCAAAACTCCATCATGAGTCCAACAATTTTAAAGGAATGCAATACTAAATTcagttcaatttcaattcaattttatttatagtatcaaatcataacaagagttatctcgagacactttacagatagagtcggtctagaccacactctataattacaaagtcccaacaattacagtaattccctcaagagcaagcattagcagtagctattgcgacagtggcgaggaaaaactccctttcagGAAAAAACCttggcagacccagactcttggtaggcggtgtctgacggtgccggttgggggtgtgatgaacagtggcaataatagtcacaaagataatggaacattgactacaatggtagtcgtagtagtttgtgtcatagtagggcacagcagggcattaCGGGGTGTAAAGTGGCACAACAGAGGATGGGTGGATGCAGTGGACACGGCAGGACGcggcaggacactgcagggaatcgcagagcgtagcagggtgtagcaggtcatAAATAAATCCCGTCGAAAGATAAAACagaccaaaataaaatatggcTATTAGATTTCTAGTATACTACCAAAGTCTGCTGTTGGCTAAAGTGTTGTATTTCTTTCAGGTTGTTGGCTGCAAACCCGACTCTGTCTGAACGGTCTGTGCACATCCTTTTAGAGCGAGGTCTAGTTCAAGTTGACGAAGGTAtgtcttatcttttttttttttcaaatctcacttttttcatcTGCTGCCTGCTGAATGTCTTTCTCTCCAGCAGGATTTGTATTCTCCAGAGACCTGCGAGTAAATTTTGTAAGTCACTTTTAACCTCCCAAACCGTCCCCCACATTCACCACCTCCTCTCTGTTAACAGTTTTTTCACACCAGAGGTTTAACATACAGCTTGTGCAGTACATGTGTTTCAttttatgttttcagaaaaacatAGCGCCCATCAGTTTGGAGCAGAGTCTGGAGATGCAGTCGAGGATTCAAGCCTCTGTTCTAGTTGTTCTGTAAGATACTGATCTCTATACTGAAATGGATGTTTGCATTATGTTATGACTGTCTCAAGTCCCCTTGTGGGTCCTAATTCAATAATTTAATGTGCCTTAATGAAATCATCAAAGCATGTCATACTGAACATGtttaaaatctgtttttttcAGAGGAGACAAAGGCTTTGGTGCAGCACCAGAATCAAACCAACTGAAACTTCTCCAAGGATATCGTGAGAGAAATGTGAGTTTGaaacttgaagaaaaaaaaatatatataaatataatttgcaggaaaaaaaagttttttacaGACAGTAAAAATACTTATCATTCATTTGAAGTGATGTCACTAAACTGCATTAATTGCGTTGACGTGTGTGACAAACCTGACCCACCCTGCACCAACACATGTAGACTAAAAATAATTGGGGATTTAAACACTGTGTTGTTGTCTGTGTTGATCTATTAAACCTATTGTGGCAGGCAGCTGCACAGATCTAAAAGCAGTACCATAGTACAGACTCAATGTCTCAGAATGAGCAGAAATATTTATAGATGTCAAACttaaagtgcaaaaaaagctcACACACCAAATCAGATTCctgttttgtttcattttaatgTCATAATTTAGCAGGAAAAATGCACAGATTTTTACGGGTTCTCTTAAAGGTATATATATGGGAACCTTAACATTGACTCACTGAACATGCTGCATATTGGTCTAAGTATTATTGGTATAAGTACTCTCTTTGGCATGCTTCTGTCATGAATGACAATGCGTGGCGCTTTTCACATATTAGAATGTGAGGATGCGATGCTAAAATTGCCGCCAGGACTTTAAAGCTGCCTTGGGTGGTCCTCTCACTTATCAAGGACTTCTCTTGTCTGAAGTTCTCAGAGGATCATCAGTCATCAATCAGAGGATAGGCACAGCCAGTACGTCTGCTAGAAGATATATGATGCAGGGAATGCCAAAAGTATAAGCTATGCTTGGTACAATTGCCTCAATGGGATCCCAGCTCCATGTTGATGTTTGGCCGTTGACTCAAAGAGTTCATCTGACcttggttttgtttttaatcttgCCAGGGTGAACACCCACCCTCCTCATTCCCTATACAGGGACATGAGGGCTCCATATTAGTTGCCGGAGTACTCGACCATGAGACCCTCAAGTACTGAGGGTGAGAATATGTAATCGCTTTTGATTAAAGCCTCGTTCCCAATTATAGTTCAATGATAAGAGATCAATTGGAAGTGTATAGCAGTATTTATTAAGGTTAGCAGCAGAGAAAGATTTTGGTGATAACATTCCATCGACATGAAGTATCTTTATTAAATATAGGCTCAGGAAGGCCAGGAAGTAGGAAAGGGATCCCTCAAAGTCTAGACAATGGTGGTCTGCACTAGTATGTCTGAAAGACCAAGAATTGACATTTGGCCAGGTATGATGCAATAGGAAATCATGAATGAAAAAAACTTGGTCAGTGTGGGAAAGCTGAAATGATGGAGAAATTAGAGAGGCAAGAGATTAGAGTAGATTCAGTAAGTAccagtacaacaacatacagtttAGCAGACTGCAGTCTAACAAGATAGTGcaaaagtatgtagatatatgtaaaaataaacaaacgtGCAGAATGAACGACAAACAGATGGGGTAGTGATGATAGTAAGGGATGTAACTGTGatagacacaaagtaaacaacataatatgctaaatgtacagtattttatcTTTGTCAGTGAACTTTTACAAAAGCTGAATTAGCTGttgataaaaaaacattgacagaCAGAACAACACAAAGAAGCTTGAAATATGAGTAATGTTTGCTTTTATTCAAATGTTCATTATCATTTGTTTCTCTCAGCACACGGTGGTGACGGTATCAGGCGATCATCACATCCATCTGAATGATCCCAAAGTCGTCGCTCCATTTGTTTGTGACTTCCTGCAGCCCAAAGTGCTCTCACAGCAGCTGCCGCCATagtggagacacacacacacacagacagacacacacagacagacaattaTTGAGGGTATTAGGGTATACATAATATATGTAttagggtatatatatatatatatatatatatatatatatatatatatatatatatatatatatatatatatatatattataatgctGTCAGTAAACCAAAACCAAGAACCAGATCTGATTCAAATCAGCTTCAGCTTTCAGGACAGAACATTTATTTAAGCTCTAAACTGAACAAAATCCTACATTGTTCAATTAATCTGTTGTTTCTTTATGTAACTTGTACGGCCAGGATGCTGCATGTCACCATTTCATTTGAAGCTGATCTGCAGGGATatgcacagacattttggggGGCAGGGTCTCAAGTGAAAAAGGGCACTTctcataattatttatttaaaaaaataattttttaacaaaacactAAATATATTAACACAACTCTGACTTCCTTTATTTTAATCAGAACGCAACAAAGTCTAATCTCCCATcctaatatttagattttttattcaataaatacatttgtttgacaGGGAAGCTGTGTGCAAACAGGaatatatattcatttattaaaagaaaaagaagctcTCCAGAAAAAAGGCACTTTCTCTCTAGGAAAAAAATGGCAGGTGCTCAAGCCCCTTTGATGTCTATGTGTGCAGTGCCTGCTGATCTGTTTAACTCTGCTGCTTTTCATCAATCTGACGCTTGTGCAGAATGAGCTAAAAATGGTCACTAAAAGAGATGACATCCTCTGACAACTTTTCATTATGTAGGCCAATCCTCTCTGTATTCAGCTTATGTCTTGGAGCaagcaagacaaaaaaaactctCCCCACCACTTTTACTCAGGGGAGTGACTCCATAaaagtctgcagctgccgtcagTCAGAGCAGATATTAGAGGTACGGCTCACACAAAAATGGCCCCCTCTCTCTCAATGTCACATAAACTGTGTGATGGCCTTGCTGTTAAATGGAGTGGAATTGATTTTACGCAGCGAGCAGCAAGGCGGTGAGCATCCACAGACATCTGAAGGGTCCCCTCCTCGTCACACTCCCCCCAAAAAATGATTATAGTTATATAAGTTTCCCTCCCACTCCCTTCATCCTCTCTACCATCAGCAGGGGTGTTGTCATAgcaacccccacccctccttttGAACGTCAGAGACAGGAGCTTGGTAGGATAAGAGCCGCATGCAGCTTCTGTCTCTTGTGCCTCTCGGAGAGCACCTTTCGCCGTCTCACATGCAACAGTCAGAGCTGCAGCGCTGGAAATAATCTGATGATTGATTTGACTCACGACTGCTGCACATCACATACCATCTAAGACCAAGAGAACAACAGATTCAGCAGCGTCTGCAGGTAAGCACGATGGCTTTATTTACTACTGAGCACTATTTTTAGTACAACACACGCGTGTAAAAATCATTGTATCTCAGTCTGATGGAAGCAGTGACAGGCTGGAGGCTGGGAGCTGATTGTGTTGATGCATGTGATTGTATCGATGACGGCTTTctaagaaatgacaaaaaataagGGGACACAGAGATGCTGCAGTCT contains these protein-coding regions:
- the LOC116040508 gene encoding serine hydrolase-like protein isoform X3, which codes for MSSTIKQAVSELSIPVPWGEIRGKVWGPDHGRPVLCLHGWADNCGTFNTLIPLLPKECRYVAVDLAGHGLSSHRPAGVPYTFPANVADVRRVIDGLHWTRFSIIGHSMGGNIAGMFSALYPEMVDAVVLLDCFGFVPTDSIFIFKVIRQGMDDVLQFEKKTEEKKRVYTYKKAVERLLAANPTLSERSVHILLERGLVQVDEGFVFSRDLRVNFKNIAPISLEQSLEMQSRIQASVLVVLGDKGFGAAPESNQLKLLQGYRERNHTVVTVSGDHHIHLNDPKVVAPFVCDFLQPKVLSQQLPP
- the LOC116040508 gene encoding serine hydrolase-like protein isoform X1 is translated as MSSTIKQAVSELSIPVPWGEIRGKVWGPDHGRPVLCLHGWADNCGTFNTLIPLLPKECRYVAVDLAGHGLSSHRPAGVPYTFPANVADVRRVIDGLHWTRFSIIGHSMGGNIAGMVTKIPHIQLITVFTPYTELSCMFFAWYHTWCTLCFPQFSALYPEMVDAVVLLDCFGFVPTDSIFIFKVIRQGMDDVLQFEKKTEEKKRVYTYKKAVERLLAANPTLSERSVHILLERGLVQVDEAGFVFSRDLRVNFKNIAPISLEQSLEMQSRIQASVLVVLGDKGFGAAPESNQLKLLQGYRERNHTVVTVSGDHHIHLNDPKVVAPFVCDFLQPKVLSQQLPP
- the LOC116040508 gene encoding serine hydrolase-like protein isoform X2 — its product is MSSTIKQAVSELSIPVPWGEIRGKVWGPDHGRPVLCLHGWADNCGTFNTLIPLLPKECRYVAVDLAGHGLSSHRPAGVPYTFPANVADVRRVIDGLHWTRFSIIGHSMGGNIAGMFSALYPEMVDAVVLLDCFGFVPTDSIFIFKVIRQGMDDVLQFEKKTEEKKRVYTYKKAVERLLAANPTLSERSVHILLERGLVQVDEAGFVFSRDLRVNFKNIAPISLEQSLEMQSRIQASVLVVLGDKGFGAAPESNQLKLLQGYRERNHTVVTVSGDHHIHLNDPKVVAPFVCDFLQPKVLSQQLPP